One segment of Thermoanaerobacter kivui DNA contains the following:
- a CDS encoding calcium-translocating P-type ATPase, SERCA-type, translating to MKRYWNMDVEEIKKELETDDKNGLTQEQANERLLKYGKNALKEKKKKSIFSLFLEQFKDYMVLILIIASIISFFLGETTDAVIILAIVILNALLGTIQENKAEKSLEALKKLSQPLAKVIRDGKVMEVEASSLVIGDVVLIEAGNIIPADGRLVEAKNLKVDESVLTGESVPVEKVDTVIEKEDIPLGDRFNLVYMGTTVTYGRGKFIVTATGMDTEMGKVAGLIEDERDVKTPLQLKLEELSKYLGTAAILISAIIFAIGVLQKRPAFDMFMTAVSLAVAAIPEGLPAIITVTLALGVQKMIKKNAIIRKLPAVETLGSTSVICSDKTGTLTQNKMTVVKLYINDRKVNVKEDEVKQEDYFLLKNAALCTDAFIDETGKGIGDPTEVAIVNLLNDVVGLKKADIEKEFPRIAEIPFDSDRKMMSTIHIMDKGDFRLITKGAPDNIIKRCKYILKENKILPFDEIEKNKLSSINEEMGKEALRVIAVAYKDIKEIPKNLSSDEMEKDLIFIGLIGMIDPPRIEAKHSVEICKKAGIKPVMITGDHKITASAIARELGILEDNDEAVTGEDLDRISDEELKERIKRISVFARVSPEHKMRIVKAWQKNGAVVAMTGDGVNDAPALKQADIGVAMGITGTDVAKEAADMVLTDDNFATIVAAIEEGRTIFTNIKKAIHYLLTCNLGEIVVLFIATILGMPMPLKPIHILWVNLITDSLPALALGFEPPEKDIMEKKPRQKGESIFAGGLAYRIPLEGMLIGLVTLIAFIIGLKQNIETARTMAFAVLTLSQLAQALNVRSDKSLFKIGLFTNKYMVFALIVAILLQVILIVTPLNTIFGLRNINIYDWDIIVAMSVTPFLAMEIVKFFKNKR from the coding sequence ATGAAAAGATATTGGAATATGGATGTAGAAGAGATAAAAAAAGAATTAGAAACTGATGATAAAAATGGATTGACACAAGAGCAAGCTAATGAAAGGTTATTAAAATATGGTAAAAACGCTTTAAAAGAAAAGAAAAAGAAATCAATATTTTCATTATTTCTTGAACAGTTTAAAGATTATATGGTGTTAATTCTTATTATTGCCTCAATTATATCTTTTTTTCTCGGAGAAACAACGGATGCTGTTATAATATTAGCTATAGTAATTTTAAATGCATTATTAGGAACGATTCAGGAAAACAAAGCTGAGAAGTCTCTTGAAGCTCTTAAGAAATTGTCTCAACCTCTTGCAAAAGTAATAAGAGATGGAAAAGTAATGGAAGTTGAAGCATCTTCTCTTGTAATAGGAGACGTAGTATTAATAGAAGCAGGAAATATTATACCTGCAGATGGAAGATTGGTGGAGGCTAAAAACCTTAAAGTAGATGAATCAGTATTAACTGGTGAATCAGTACCTGTTGAAAAAGTTGATACAGTAATAGAAAAAGAGGATATACCTTTGGGTGATAGATTTAATTTAGTTTACATGGGAACTACTGTTACTTACGGTAGAGGAAAATTTATTGTAACTGCTACAGGTATGGATACCGAAATGGGGAAAGTAGCCGGTTTGATAGAAGACGAAAGGGATGTCAAAACGCCACTTCAATTAAAACTTGAGGAATTGAGCAAATATTTAGGAACGGCTGCCATACTCATAAGCGCAATAATATTTGCAATAGGAGTACTTCAAAAAAGACCAGCATTTGATATGTTTATGACGGCTGTAAGCCTTGCTGTTGCAGCGATTCCTGAGGGACTTCCTGCTATTATAACTGTTACGCTTGCACTTGGCGTACAAAAGATGATTAAGAAAAATGCGATAATAAGGAAACTTCCGGCTGTAGAAACGCTTGGCAGTACAAGTGTTATTTGTTCTGACAAAACAGGAACCCTTACACAGAACAAGATGACAGTTGTGAAACTTTATATTAACGATAGAAAAGTGAATGTTAAAGAAGATGAAGTAAAACAGGAGGACTATTTCCTTTTAAAAAATGCTGCATTATGTACTGATGCTTTTATAGATGAAACAGGAAAAGGAATTGGCGATCCTACGGAAGTTGCGATTGTTAACCTGCTAAATGATGTGGTAGGCCTAAAAAAAGCCGATATAGAAAAAGAATTTCCAAGAATTGCAGAAATTCCCTTTGATTCGGATAGAAAAATGATGTCAACAATACATATTATGGATAAAGGGGACTTTAGATTAATTACCAAAGGAGCGCCTGATAATATCATAAAAAGGTGTAAATATATTTTGAAAGAAAATAAGATTTTACCCTTTGATGAAATAGAAAAGAATAAGTTAAGTTCTATCAACGAAGAAATGGGAAAAGAAGCTTTAAGAGTTATTGCAGTTGCTTATAAAGATATCAAAGAAATACCTAAAAATTTGAGCAGCGATGAAATGGAAAAAGATTTGATATTTATAGGGCTTATTGGCATGATAGATCCGCCGCGAATCGAGGCCAAACATTCAGTTGAAATATGTAAAAAAGCAGGAATAAAACCTGTTATGATAACAGGTGATCACAAGATAACGGCTTCTGCGATAGCACGGGAGCTTGGAATTCTTGAGGATAATGATGAAGCAGTAACAGGCGAAGACCTTGACAGAATCTCTGATGAAGAATTAAAGGAAAGGATAAAAAGAATATCTGTTTTTGCAAGGGTATCTCCTGAGCACAAGATGAGAATTGTAAAAGCGTGGCAAAAAAACGGTGCTGTGGTAGCAATGACAGGCGATGGTGTAAATGATGCACCTGCCCTCAAACAGGCGGATATTGGAGTTGCAATGGGTATAACTGGTACCGATGTGGCAAAAGAAGCAGCAGATATGGTTTTAACTGATGACAATTTTGCGACAATAGTTGCAGCAATAGAAGAAGGCAGGACCATATTTACAAACATAAAAAAAGCTATCCATTATTTATTAACCTGTAATTTAGGCGAAATAGTTGTACTGTTTATTGCTACAATATTAGGCATGCCGATGCCTTTAAAACCCATACATATACTATGGGTGAACCTTATAACTGATAGCCTGCCAGCTCTTGCTCTTGGATTTGAACCGCCGGAAAAAGATATAATGGAGAAAAAACCTAGACAAAAAGGAGAAAGTATTTTTGCAGGAGGATTGGCCTATAGAATACCGCTTGAAGGTATGTTAATTGGATTGGTTACATTAATTGCTTTTATAATAGGACTTAAGCAAAATATAGAGACTGCAAGAACAATGGCTTTTGCAGTGTTGACTTTATCGCAGCTTGCTCAAGCTTTAAATGTAAGGTCGGACAAATCCCTTTTTAAGATAGGATTATTTACAAACAAATATATGGTTTTTGCTTTGATAGTGGCGATTTTGTTACAAGTTATTCTAATTGTAACTCCTTTAAACACTATATTTGGACTTAGAAATATTAATATTTATGACTGGGATATAATCGTTGCAATGTCAGTTACACCCTTTTTGGCGATGGAGATAGTGAAATTTTTTAAAAATAAAAGGTAG
- a CDS encoding ECF transporter S component has protein sequence MEQNNVKKIVYGAFMMALITVGTMVIQIPTPATKGYINVGDSFIFLSSTLFGPVMGLITGGIGSALADLLSGYAYWSPWTFIIKGVEGLFVGLMYKKYSNEYLKIASLAIGALWMVFGYYIAGGIMYGFKTSLVDVPSNLVQGFASIIIGYILIRLISRLEVFKKV, from the coding sequence ATGGAGCAAAACAATGTTAAAAAAATAGTATATGGAGCTTTTATGATGGCATTAATCACTGTTGGTACTATGGTCATTCAAATACCCACTCCTGCCACAAAAGGCTATATAAATGTGGGTGATTCTTTTATATTCCTAAGTTCTACTTTATTTGGTCCTGTGATGGGGCTTATCACAGGGGGAATTGGTTCGGCTCTTGCGGACTTATTGTCAGGATATGCTTATTGGTCGCCGTGGACTTTTATAATTAAAGGAGTAGAAGGTTTATTTGTAGGACTCATGTATAAAAAATACAGTAATGAGTATTTAAAAATTGCTTCCCTTGCTATAGGGGCATTATGGATGGTATTTGGTTATTACATTGCGGGAGGGATTATGTACGGTTTTAAAACTTCATTAGTTGATGTGCCAAGTAATTTAGTGCAAGGTTTTGCAAGTATCATAATAGGTTATATTTTGATACGTCTGATATCTCGATTAGAGGTATTTAAAAAAGTGTAG
- a CDS encoding HAD family hydrolase, which translates to MIDTFLFDLDGTLLPVDTDKMLDEYFLSLTKKLSHLFDPHFLFKSIYSASMDMINNLDPNKTNEEAFFESFLQKVNYSKEELVALFNDFYLNDYKELGKSIKANEYVKKSLEILKEKGYNIVLATNPVFPEVAILERLKWAGLVESYFSFITTYENMHFCKPHIQYYEEILKIINKKPENCYMVGNDVEEDLIAFKLGLKTFLIEDYMINRNSKEIVATQSGSYKDLYEFVFKL; encoded by the coding sequence ATGATAGATACATTTTTGTTTGACCTGGATGGGACACTGCTTCCTGTCGATACGGACAAGATGTTGGATGAATATTTTTTAAGCCTTACAAAAAAACTTTCTCATCTATTTGACCCCCATTTTCTGTTTAAAAGTATTTATAGTGCCAGTATGGATATGATAAACAATTTGGACCCCAATAAGACAAATGAAGAGGCGTTTTTTGAGTCTTTTTTGCAAAAAGTCAATTATTCCAAAGAAGAATTGGTGGCTCTTTTTAATGACTTTTATTTAAATGACTACAAAGAGCTGGGAAAAAGTATTAAAGCCAATGAATATGTCAAGAAGTCATTGGAAATTTTAAAAGAAAAAGGTTATAACATTGTATTGGCGACAAATCCTGTATTTCCAGAAGTTGCGATTTTGGAAAGGCTTAAATGGGCAGGTCTTGTTGAAAGTTATTTTTCCTTTATAACTACTTATGAAAATATGCATTTTTGTAAACCCCATATACAATACTATGAAGAGATATTAAAAATCATAAATAAGAAGCCGGAAAATTGCTATATGGTTGGAAATGATGTGGAAGAGGACCTTATAGCTTTTAAGCTGGGGCTGAAGACATTTTTGATTGAAGATTATATGATAAACAGAAACTCAAAAGAAATAGTTGCAACCCAAAGTGGGAGTTACAAAGATTTATATGAATTTGTTTTTAAGTTATGA
- a CDS encoding MBL fold metallo-hydrolase yields MKLIVLGCHGPFPGSYGATSGYLVEEENTHILLDCGSGVISRYQRYYGLDKLKYIILSHLHSDHVGDMMVLRYALDIMRARGMVTEAVNVYCPQTPQNVFEDFKFNEVFNLQIINEETTLNIDGIEISFEKMTHPVETYAVKMKKGEKVFVYSGDTTYNEKLISFANKADLFLCDGNLLKEAQGPHLTAAQAAEIAKKAECKKLVLTHLSPLNSIKDYYDEATKVFGNTEIVRDFEVYVI; encoded by the coding sequence TTGAAACTTATAGTATTGGGGTGCCATGGACCTTTTCCTGGATCTTATGGGGCTACTTCTGGCTATTTGGTTGAAGAAGAAAATACCCACATTTTATTGGATTGTGGGAGTGGAGTGATAAGTAGGTACCAGCGATATTACGGCTTGGACAAGTTAAAGTACATAATCCTTTCTCACTTACACTCTGACCATGTGGGCGACATGATGGTTTTAAGGTATGCCCTTGATATTATGAGGGCAAGAGGGATGGTAACAGAGGCTGTAAATGTGTATTGTCCTCAAACCCCTCAAAATGTTTTTGAAGATTTTAAGTTTAATGAAGTCTTCAATCTGCAGATTATAAATGAGGAGACTACTTTGAATATAGATGGGATAGAGATTTCTTTTGAAAAGATGACACATCCTGTAGAAACTTATGCGGTTAAAATGAAAAAAGGAGAAAAAGTTTTTGTGTACAGTGGAGATACTACCTATAATGAAAAATTGATATCTTTTGCAAATAAAGCCGATTTATTTCTGTGTGATGGAAACCTTTTAAAAGAAGCCCAAGGACCCCATTTAACTGCAGCGCAAGCCGCTGAAATTGCAAAAAAAGCTGAATGTAAAAAATTAGTATTAACTCACTTATCGCCTCTTAATTCTATTAAGGATTATTATGATGAAGCGACTAAGGTTTTTGGGAATACAGAAATTGTAAGAGATTTTGAAGTTTACGTGATATAA
- a CDS encoding DNA internalization-related competence protein ComEC/Rec2: protein MEVPFLYFTITLSLGMIASRYFFHPFVFLFLLAISVAISLGLYIKKKNASLPLLISFVFVGVILGGSAINFPNPYLKLQDKFVTIKGTVEDVKIYEEYAKYTVKPTKTPKILVTQYGGKYPSDGDVVSIRGIVSIPKRATNPGGFDYKLFLKKKGIYAVMKVQGHAVDIIGKGNLNFIEKAVHAAKQKIESNYINSMPERDAKFVISVLLGDKLVDDETLGQFRTAGISHIICVSGMHVAIITGFILYILSLFNIRRYKVPIIITVLTFYAILTGANPPVIRAVLMASIALIGTTYGKKHNSINSLSFAAFVILIFNPLMLWDVGFQLSFVATLAILYFYKPIQEKLSMLNPKIRDLVALTLSAQIGTIPFTMYYFHYISIISLLSNIVIVPLADIAVVLGFLSAVTGLIFHHLSYFINYINIPVVEAILYITKLFDSLPYASIDTIVPPFYVIGLYYGILAVLLSSFDKKTKKISIAIALTFIIAIFFYNYLSPKDLEVTFLDVGQGDSTFVRTSHGKTFLIDGGGKPLFATSSCDVGEDVVLPFLYYKGVMKLDGVFISHTDIDHVGGILTVLQQMKVDKIFIGIQKVTDDNFKKIMETAKSKNIPVILLKKGDKVEIDDVEIYVLHPDPANLIEENPINNNALVFKIKYKEMEFLFTGDIEKPAEEILRNLDLKTHILKVAHHGSSTSSTEEFIEKANPKVCIIQVGKNNYGLPDERVLKYLKSKAKVYRTDKNGAIIVKTDGKKAYISTVVKE from the coding sequence ATGGAAGTGCCTTTTTTATACTTCACAATAACCCTCTCTTTAGGAATGATAGCAAGTAGATACTTTTTTCATCCCTTTGTATTTTTATTTTTATTAGCAATTTCGGTGGCTATATCTTTAGGGTTATACATAAAAAAGAAAAATGCAAGTTTACCTCTTTTGATTTCTTTTGTTTTTGTGGGTGTCATTTTGGGAGGCAGTGCGATTAATTTCCCTAATCCCTATTTAAAACTTCAAGATAAGTTTGTAACTATAAAAGGAACTGTAGAGGATGTAAAAATATATGAAGAATACGCTAAGTATACAGTGAAACCGACAAAGACTCCAAAAATACTGGTGACTCAATATGGCGGCAAATATCCTTCTGATGGAGATGTTGTAAGTATAAGGGGGATAGTTTCAATACCTAAAAGGGCTACAAATCCAGGAGGTTTTGATTACAAGCTCTTTTTAAAGAAAAAAGGAATTTATGCAGTTATGAAGGTGCAGGGGCATGCCGTTGACATTATAGGCAAAGGTAATTTAAATTTTATTGAAAAGGCTGTACACGCTGCAAAGCAGAAAATAGAAAGCAATTACATAAATTCAATGCCCGAAAGAGATGCTAAGTTTGTCATATCGGTTTTGTTAGGAGATAAACTTGTTGACGATGAGACTTTGGGACAATTTAGGACAGCAGGTATTTCACATATTATTTGTGTATCAGGAATGCACGTAGCAATTATAACAGGTTTTATACTTTATATCTTAAGTCTTTTTAACATAAGAAGGTACAAAGTTCCTATCATTATAACTGTATTGACCTTCTATGCAATTTTAACAGGAGCAAATCCGCCAGTTATAAGGGCAGTTCTTATGGCTTCTATCGCTTTAATTGGTACTACTTATGGCAAAAAACATAATTCTATAAATTCTTTGTCTTTTGCTGCTTTTGTGATATTAATATTTAACCCTTTGATGCTGTGGGATGTAGGTTTTCAACTTTCATTTGTTGCTACTTTAGCTATTTTGTATTTCTATAAGCCGATACAAGAAAAATTATCAATGCTAAATCCCAAAATACGAGATTTAGTTGCTTTAACTCTTTCTGCTCAAATTGGCACAATCCCCTTTACCATGTATTATTTTCATTATATATCCATAATTTCGCTTTTGTCCAACATTGTAATAGTGCCATTGGCGGATATAGCAGTTGTTTTGGGATTTTTATCGGCTGTTACAGGATTGATTTTTCATCACTTGTCGTATTTTATAAATTATATAAATATACCTGTTGTAGAAGCTATTTTGTATATAACGAAATTGTTCGACAGTTTGCCTTATGCCAGTATAGACACTATTGTTCCGCCTTTTTATGTGATTGGTTTGTATTATGGGATTTTAGCAGTCCTATTGAGCAGTTTTGATAAAAAAACTAAAAAGATTTCTATTGCAATTGCCTTGACTTTTATTATAGCAATTTTCTTTTATAATTATCTATCGCCTAAAGATTTAGAAGTGACTTTTCTGGATGTAGGACAAGGGGACAGCACTTTTGTCAGGACATCACACGGCAAAACTTTTTTAATAGATGGTGGAGGCAAACCTTTATTTGCGACTTCTTCTTGTGATGTTGGAGAAGATGTGGTACTTCCATTTTTGTATTACAAAGGTGTTATGAAGCTTGATGGAGTTTTTATATCTCATACTGACATCGACCATGTAGGCGGGATACTTACTGTGTTACAGCAAATGAAAGTTGACAAAATCTTTATAGGAATACAAAAGGTTACTGACGATAATTTCAAGAAAATAATGGAAACTGCAAAATCAAAAAACATCCCTGTCATTTTGTTAAAAAAGGGTGATAAAGTCGAAATAGATGATGTTGAAATATATGTTTTGCACCCTGACCCTGCAAATTTGATAGAGGAAAATCCCATAAATAACAATGCTCTTGTTTTTAAGATAAAGTACAAGGAGATGGAGTTTTTATTTACAGGTGACATAGAAAAACCGGCGGAAGAGATTTTAAGGAATTTGGACCTAAAGACTCATATTTTAAAGGTGGCTCACCACGGGTCAAGTACTTCTTCTACTGAGGAATTCATTGAAAAAGCCAATCCCAAAGTATGTATTATTCAAGTAGGTAAAAACAACTATGGACTCCCTGATGAGAGAGTGCTAAAATATCTTAAAAGCAAAGCTAAAGTGTATAGGACAGATAAAAATGGAGCAATTATAGTAAAAACAGATGGCAAAAAGGCTTACATAAGTACTGTTGTCAAGGAGTGA
- the holA gene encoding DNA polymerase III subunit delta, translated as MNYKELIDSLKKEEIHNVYLFYGEERFLLSEAIKRFKERLLKEETYEMNYVVIEKNDPEEYVDAIIESCETLPFFSEYKLVVVKNEEDQLSKLTDKGLKKLTNYMEKRINTLENKTVLIIVDGEKIDLRKKFYKFIEKVGKIAYFQRLSFEEAVNYAGYLLKKSGKKISKANVEYLVKNVGTDLYAIVNEIHKIVFYCDKEEIKVEDMKEVLTTNVQQNIFDLVNAIGMKREKEAYRVLNALLEKGEMPLIILTMIVRQLRLIAKAKKFDGKWVDKKTFASYVGIPYFAVDELMRQSSLFKKEDLKEAYRECLKCDIALKSGMDSDLALESLIKKLCK; from the coding sequence ATGAATTATAAAGAATTAATAGACAGCTTAAAAAAAGAAGAAATACATAACGTATATCTTTTTTACGGAGAAGAGAGATTTTTGTTGTCAGAAGCTATCAAGAGGTTTAAAGAAAGACTATTAAAAGAAGAAACTTATGAGATGAACTATGTAGTCATTGAAAAAAATGACCCAGAAGAGTATGTAGATGCTATTATTGAGAGCTGTGAGACTTTGCCTTTTTTTTCTGAGTACAAGTTAGTTGTAGTAAAAAACGAAGAGGACCAACTTTCTAAATTGACTGATAAGGGTCTAAAAAAACTTACGAATTATATGGAAAAAAGAATTAATACGCTGGAGAATAAAACAGTTTTGATTATTGTAGATGGTGAAAAGATAGATTTGAGGAAAAAATTTTACAAATTTATAGAAAAGGTAGGTAAAATAGCGTATTTTCAAAGACTTTCTTTTGAGGAAGCAGTAAATTATGCAGGATATTTGCTAAAAAAAAGCGGTAAAAAAATAAGCAAAGCTAATGTGGAATATCTTGTAAAGAATGTAGGCACTGATTTGTATGCTATTGTAAATGAAATCCACAAGATTGTATTTTATTGTGACAAAGAAGAAATAAAAGTTGAAGACATGAAGGAAGTGTTAACCACTAATGTGCAACAGAATATTTTTGACCTTGTAAATGCTATAGGAATGAAAAGAGAAAAGGAAGCTTACAGGGTATTAAATGCTCTTTTGGAAAAAGGTGAGATGCCTCTTATAATATTGACAATGATTGTAAGGCAACTGAGGCTTATTGCAAAAGCCAAAAAATTTGATGGCAAATGGGTGGATAAAAAGACTTTTGCATCTTATGTGGGGATTCCTTATTTTGCGGTAGATGAGCTCATGAGGCAAAGCAGTTTATTTAAAAAAGAAGATTTAAAAGAAGCTTATAGAGAGTGCTTAAAATGCGATATAGCCTTGAAATCAGGAATGGATAGTGATCTTGCGCTAGAAAGCCTTATAAAAAAGCTGTGCAAATGA
- the rpsT gene encoding 30S ribosomal protein S20, with product MANIKSAKKRISVIARKTLRNKMIKSRVKTAISKFQKSLATGNIDTIKERLRLAVKELDKAATKGVLHRNTVARKKSRLYAKFNALIKSTASNE from the coding sequence TTGGCAAACATAAAATCTGCTAAAAAGAGAATTTCAGTAATTGCAAGAAAGACTTTACGCAATAAAATGATAAAATCCAGAGTTAAAACTGCAATTTCAAAATTTCAAAAAAGCTTAGCAACGGGAAATATAGATACGATAAAAGAAAGATTAAGACTTGCTGTAAAAGAGTTGGACAAGGCCGCAACAAAAGGAGTACTTCACAGAAACACAGTAGCAAGAAAAAAATCCAGACTTTATGCCAAATTTAATGCCCTCATCAAATCTACAGCCAGTAATGAATAA
- a CDS encoding phage holin family protein, which yields MLQTIIRFIVSAIVLLVVGYLVPGFSVAGFWGALISAVVIALLGYIVELILGKDISPRSRGFVGFIVAAVVIYVSQFIVPTIHATIVGSLIAAFVIGLVDAFVPTELR from the coding sequence ATGTTACAAACCATTATACGTTTTATTGTATCAGCGATTGTGCTATTGGTGGTCGGATATCTTGTACCTGGCTTTAGTGTTGCAGGCTTTTGGGGAGCTCTCATTTCTGCGGTGGTAATAGCGTTATTGGGGTATATTGTTGAGTTGATATTAGGAAAGGATATTTCACCAAGAAGCCGAGGCTTTGTAGGGTTTATTGTTGCAGCGGTAGTGATATATGTTTCGCAATTTATAGTTCCTACCATTCATGCGACAATAGTTGGTTCTCTCATTGCCGCTTTTGTGATAGGGCTGGTAGATGCGTTTGTACCGACTGAGTTGAGGTGA
- the gpr gene encoding GPR endopeptidase: MFNIRTDLAVEARELYKGGEIPGVSVEENRFNGVKVTKVRILNEEGERAMGKPVGDYITIEAPGLLERDLDLEEEVAKVLADIIKEIANLAPHTKVLVVGLGNWNVTPDALGPRVVSNIVVTRHLKEYAPQQFGEEIRSVSAISPGVLGITGIETAEILKGVVDRIKPDLIITIDALASRKLERLSTTIQISNAGISPGSGVGNKRLSITQRSLGVPVIAIGVPTVVDAVTIANDTIEYLTEELLKQTKEESSFYAVLKNMSQQEKYSLIQEVLTPYVHNLMVTPKEIDSLVKNISSVISRGINLALQPGLTEKEMNQLLH, translated from the coding sequence GTGTTTAATATAAGGACAGACCTTGCTGTAGAGGCCAGGGAACTTTACAAAGGCGGTGAAATTCCGGGGGTAAGTGTAGAAGAAAATCGCTTTAATGGAGTAAAAGTGACAAAGGTTAGGATTTTAAATGAAGAGGGAGAAAGAGCAATGGGAAAGCCTGTGGGGGATTATATAACAATTGAAGCCCCCGGGCTACTTGAAAGAGACTTGGATTTAGAAGAAGAGGTCGCTAAAGTACTGGCTGATATAATAAAGGAAATAGCTAACTTAGCTCCTCATACAAAAGTGTTAGTAGTAGGTTTAGGAAATTGGAATGTCACTCCCGATGCATTGGGGCCCCGTGTTGTTTCTAATATTGTAGTGACAAGGCATTTAAAAGAATACGCACCGCAGCAATTTGGAGAGGAAATTCGTTCTGTTAGTGCGATTTCCCCAGGAGTACTCGGCATAACAGGAATTGAAACAGCAGAAATTTTAAAAGGAGTAGTTGATAGAATAAAACCTGATTTAATAATTACAATTGATGCTTTGGCTTCAAGAAAGTTGGAGAGGCTGTCTACTACAATACAGATTTCAAATGCTGGAATAAGTCCGGGTTCAGGAGTAGGTAATAAAAGGCTCTCTATTACTCAACGAAGTTTAGGAGTACCTGTTATAGCAATAGGTGTTCCTACGGTAGTGGATGCAGTGACAATAGCTAATGACACTATAGAATATTTGACAGAAGAGTTGCTAAAACAGACAAAAGAAGAGAGTTCTTTTTATGCAGTACTTAAAAACATGAGTCAACAAGAAAAATACAGTCTCATACAAGAAGTGTTGACCCCCTATGTGCATAACCTTATGGTCACCCCTAAAGAAATAGATTCACTGGTAAAAAATATATCTTCAGTTATTTCCAGAGGGATAAATCTTGCCCTCCAACCCGGTCTTACAGAAAAAGAAATGAATCAACTGCTGCATTAA
- the spoIIP gene encoding stage II sporulation protein P, whose protein sequence is MYRYYSYSKINKIMFLVLVLINLFTYNWLTKTCIIDSKQVIGDSFSEEYDKMDSIFVTAINYAIPAIDIAFTSQGYTGKDLTFSSFLNAKVKNPINILKFQIPVLAQIEVKENKNLNIVIENSQNSVSEEEKEEKEKVTEEIKKQQDNEAQTVLENKNFDQPYLLIYHTHTMESYAATEKNKYEAKYGYDRTNDLNYTVAKVGDYLAEYLIREGIPVLHDKTINDYNYDKSYVNSLATVSKILKEHPSIKVTIDLHRDGYGAVMMPGVDSIPVLSKLPNQDFRKKYVTEINGEKVAKVSFIIGSRRTPEMKEDWRKNYEFAKKISDRLNKLYPGLSLGVQVKPYSEYNQHLLEKAILIELGSNYNTLEEAIATTKYLAKAISEVINEEGYSN, encoded by the coding sequence TTGTACAGATATTACAGTTATTCTAAAATAAACAAAATAATGTTTTTGGTTTTGGTGCTAATAAATCTTTTTACATACAATTGGCTGACAAAAACTTGCATAATAGATTCTAAACAAGTTATTGGAGATTCTTTTTCTGAAGAATATGATAAGATGGACAGCATTTTTGTAACTGCTATAAATTACGCGATTCCAGCGATAGATATAGCGTTTACATCTCAGGGATATACAGGAAAAGATTTGACTTTTTCTTCTTTTTTAAACGCAAAAGTAAAAAATCCGATTAATATATTGAAGTTTCAAATACCTGTTTTAGCACAGATTGAGGTAAAAGAAAATAAAAATCTCAATATAGTAATAGAAAATTCTCAAAATAGTGTGTCGGAGGAAGAAAAGGAAGAGAAAGAAAAAGTTACAGAAGAAATTAAGAAGCAACAAGACAATGAAGCGCAAACTGTTTTGGAAAACAAAAATTTTGATCAACCTTATCTTTTAATATACCACACCCATACAATGGAATCATATGCGGCAACAGAAAAAAATAAGTATGAGGCGAAATACGGCTACGACAGAACTAATGACTTAAATTATACAGTAGCCAAAGTGGGAGACTATCTTGCAGAATATCTCATAAGAGAGGGTATACCAGTATTGCACGACAAAACTATTAATGATTATAATTATGATAAGTCCTACGTCAATTCTTTGGCTACAGTGAGTAAAATTCTTAAAGAACATCCTTCCATTAAAGTTACTATTGATTTGCATAGGGATGGATATGGTGCTGTCATGATGCCAGGAGTAGATAGCATACCTGTTTTGAGTAAATTGCCAAATCAAGATTTTAGAAAAAAATATGTAACAGAGATTAACGGAGAAAAAGTAGCAAAGGTCTCTTTTATAATCGGGTCAAGAAGGACGCCGGAAATGAAGGAAGACTGGAGAAAAAACTACGAGTTTGCCAAAAAAATAAGCGATAGATTAAATAAACTTTATCCAGGATTATCCTTAGGAGTTCAGGTAAAACCTTATAGTGAATATAATCAACACCTTCTTGAAAAAGCTATACTTATAGAATTGGGCAGCAATTACAATACATTAGAAGAAGCAATTGCTACAACTAAATACCTTGCGAAAGCAATAAGTGAAGTGATAAATGAAGAAGGCTATTCAAACTAA